TGTTTTTTTCATTCCTGGATAAAAATAGATAGAGTTACAATTCAAGAAAACAACATGTTATCATGACACAATGCAGTACGGTCGGGTGCCTTAGCAGCATTAAAAAATAATTAAAGTCCGTATAATATATCGTATTGAAAGATGCAGAGTTCTGTTGCCATGAAAAAAATTATTCTTGTGCCGCTTGTTTTATTACTGGGTGGATGTTATGGCGTTGGCTCACAGAGACTGGATCGCGATCAGCTTGACTATTCACAGGCACTGATTGGTTCTTCCAAACAGCAGACACTCCTTAACGTCGTCCGTTTGCGGTATGCCGACACGCCTGGCTTTCTCGATACGACCCAACTGATTTCCGGCTACCAGTTACAGCGCAATATTTCCATCGGGGTCGGCTCGGATTCCAACCCGATCAGACCCGCAGGGACAATCGGGGCGCAGATACAGGAAAGCCCGACGTTTACATTCCAGCCCGTTACGGGCGATGCCTATGCGCAGAGTTTCCTGCGCCCGCTTCCCCCCGGCAGCCTGCTGCCTCTCGCCATGGGGGGGTTGCCCATCGATATCCTGTTCCGCCTGTCGGTCCAGTCGGTCAATCTCATCAATAATGCGGGTGCCATAGGGGGTGACCTCGGACGGGGCTCGCCTGAATTCTTTGAACTGCTCTATGACCTGCGCCGGCTGCAGATCGCGGGCCTTCTTGGCATACAGCTTGAACATAGTGAGGAAATACCAGGAAAGACCCCGGCGTTTGATCGGGTGTTCCTGACGGTATCCTCAACGACAGACCCGATCCTGTCTGAAGTCGTGAAGGCAACGCGGCGGTTTTTTGCAATGGGCCCCAATGACGAGCGCGTGGAAGTCATCTATGGGGCAGGCAAGCCGCAACGTGGTCAGGTCAGGCTGCTCACGCGCACAATGCTCGGTGTTATGGGGCAGATTGCCTACCAGATCGACGTTCCGCAGGAAGATATTGATTCAGGACGCACCCTGCCCAAAATCATTTTGGTCGGGCGAAATACAAAGCCAACGGTTTTTGTTCATGTCAGCAATGAACGGCCGCGATCTTCTTTTGTATCAACAAAGTACAATAATAAGTTCTACTATATATCGGATACCGATTTTCCCAGCAAACTCGGGTTCACCATGCTGCAGATCCTGATGGAACTGTCCAAAACCACCAAAAATCCAGGCGCCGTGCTGACAATACCCGTAAATGGATGAAGCACATGGCACGCTCTCCCATCCATCCGCCTGTCGCGCCCATGCCTGACGTGGCGGCGGTAGCTGTGCACCGTGCTTATGCAGGGATAAACCGGAATGTCATTTCCACAAGACCTGCCGCAGGGGGGCGTACCGCCTGCCTTGCAGGCCTGAACCATCAGTGCAAGACTGCGTTCTTGCAAACTCCGGTGTGGCAGGGCTTCAAGGCTCCCTCAGCCTGAGGCGGGAAAGTCTGTTTCCGCCGCCATGTCTGGCGGATGATCTTCATGCCACCGAGCGGGCGAGAAAGGGCTTTGTGCCCGTGCCGTAGAGCAATAGTCTGAACAGGGTGGAACAACATGAAAACCATTGGTTATGCCGCGCGTGATGCAAAAACACCGCTGGCGCCCTATGCCTTCGAGCGCCGTGACCTGCGTGATAATGATGTGGCCCTCGAAATCCTGTACTGTGGCGTGTGTCATTCCGACCTGCACCAGAGCCGTGATGACTGGAAGGAGTGGGGGCCAACGCTCTACCCCTGCGTGCCGGGGCATGAAATCATTGGTCAGGTCGTGGCTGTCGGCCCCAGGGTGACACGCCACAAGGTGGGTGATGCCGTGGCCGTGGGCACCATTGTCGATAGCTGCCAGCAATGCGACCAGTGCCGCCGGGGCGAGCAGCAGATGTGTCGCGAAGTCCCGACCCTAACCTATAACGGCCGCGACCGGCTCACCTGCGAAACCACGCATGGTGGCTACTCCAAGCACATCGTGGTGCGCGATGAATTCGTGCTGCGCCTGCCTGCGGGGCTTGATCCCGCCCGCGCGGGGCCGCTGCTGTGCGCGGGCATTACCGTCTATTCCCCGCTGCGCACATGGAATGTGGGGCCGGGCAGCCGCGTGGGCGTAGTGGGCATTGGCGGGCTGGGGCATCTGGCCGTGCGGCTTGCCGCAGGGCTGGGCGCCACGGTCACGGTCATTACCCGTAGTGCCGCCAAGGCGGCGGAAGCGAAGGCGCTGGGGGCGGATCATGTCATCGTTTCCACCTCCGATGAGGCGATGAAGGCCGGGGCCTCCTCGCTCGATGTCATTATCGATACCGTGCCCGTTGCGCATGATGTCTCGCCCTATGTTGCCCTGCTTGATGTGGAAGGGGTGCTGGTGATTGTGGGCAATCTTGGCCCGGTGCCCGCGTTCAGTTCGCTACCGCTGGTGCTGGGGCGGCGGCGCATTACCGGCTCGCCCGTGGGTGGCCTGCCACAGACACAGGAACTGCTCGACTTCTGCGCGCGCAAGAACATCCTGCCCGATTGCGAGATCGTGCCCATGCAGCAGATTAACGAGGCCTTCGAGCGCATGGACCGGGGCGATGTACATTATCGCTTTGTGATCGACATGGCCTCGCTCACCGCGGCCTGATACCAAGACACGTTTGCGGGTGCCGCCTGTTTTCAAAGGCGGCATTTGGCTGGGCGCACGGCAATGACTTGCGGGGTGCGGACCGCCATGGTTTAATTCCATCCAGATGGAATGAAACTGCGGAGGCCCCGCGCATGGCGCGCCCGAGAACCATTGACCGCGACAGGGTGCTTGATTGCGTCGAACACCTTGTGCAGCGCGAAGGTGCTGCCGCGCTGACGCTCGATGCCGTGGCGCGCGAGGCTGGCATTACCAAAGGCGGCCTGCAATACTGCTTTGGCAGCAAGGATGACCTGATTACCGCGCTGATCGACCGCTGGATCGCGGTTTTTGATGCACAGGTGAGCCAGAACATGCCTGCCCGCCCCGATGCCACCGATCGGGCACACGCCTATGTGGTGGTGGCCAGCCAGATTGATGAGGCCACACAGACCCGTATGGCAGGCATGCTTGTCACCCTCATGCAGTCACCCAAACACCTGCACCGGCTGCGGGCGTGGTATGCACGCTGGTTCAAAGTGTGTAATCCGGCCTCTGCCGTGGCGCGTCGGGCCCGCACGGCGCTTTTTGCCGCCGAGGGGGCATTTTTTCTGCGCAGCACAGGGTTTATTGAAATGGATCAGGCGGAGTGGGAAACTGTCTTCGCTGATTTTGAGCAACTGGTCGCATCCCCGCAGGCCAGCACGGATTGACAAGGCCCCTGACTATTATATCGCCCACAGGTATGGATGAAATGAACAGCGAAAGTCGTCTTTCACGCAAGCAGGCCGGCACTCCCGGCCCCGACAAGACCGAATCCCGCCCCGATTCCGCTCCGGCGGCGGCTTTCAGGGGCATTGACAACAGCCTGACGCACACCATTTCCGCCGCCTGCAAATGGCTGATGGAACAGCAAAAGCCCGATGGCCACTGGGTCGGGTCGGTCGCGTCAAACGCCTCGATGGAGGCCGAATGGTGCCTGGCCCTGTGGTTCCTTGGCCTTGAGGACCACTCCCTGCGCCCCCGCCTGGGCAAGGCCCTGCTGGAAATGCAGCGCGAGGATGGCTCATGGGGCATCTATTACGGCGCGGGCAATGGCGATATCAACGCCACTGTCGAATCCTATGCTGCCCTGCGCTCGCTGGGTTATGCCGCCGATGACCCCGCCCTGAGCCGGGCGGCTACATGGATCGCGAGCAAGGGCGGCCTGCGCAACGTGCGCGTGTTCACCCGTTACTGGCTGGCCCTGATTGGGGAATGGCCGTGGGAAAAAACGCCCAACCTGCCGCCTGAAATTATCTGGTTTCCCAACAAATTCGTTTTCTCAATCTACAATTTCGCGCAGTGGGCGCGCGCGACACTGGTGCCGCTGGCCATCCTGTCCGCGCGGCGCTCCTCACGCCCCCTGCGCCCGCAGGACCGGCTTGATGCGCTGTTTCCCGCAGGGCGCGAGAATTTCGATTACGAACTGCCTCCGCGTGATGGGCAGGATCTGTGGGCCACCTTCTTCCGCAAGACCGATCGCGCGCTGCACTGGCTGCAGACGAAATTCCTCAAACGCAACACCATGCGCGAGGCCGCGATCCGGCACATGCTGGAATGGATCATCCGCCACCAGGATGCCGATGGCGGCTGGGGCGGCATCCAGCCGCCATGGGTCTATGGCCTGATGGCGCTGCATGGCGAGGACTACCAGTTCCATCACCCCGTCATGGCCAAGGGACTGGCTGCGCTGGATGATCCCGGCTGGCGCTATGACCGGGGCGATGCAAGCTGGGTGCAGGCCACCAACAGCCCGGTATGGGACACCATGCTTGCGCTGATGGCCCTGCATGATGCTGATGCCGAGACCAATTTCTCCCCCGAGATGGACAAGGCACTGGGCTGGCTGCTTGAGCGGCAGGTGCGGGTGAAGGGCGACTGGTCCGTCAAGCTGCCGGATCTGGAACCCGGTGGCTGGGCGTTTGAATACGCCAATGACCGTTACCCCGATACCGATGATACCGCCGTGGCCCTGATTGCACTGGCCGCCTGCCGCGACCGGGAGGAATGGAAGGGCAGGGGCGTCGAGGCCGCCATTACCCGCGGTGTGAACTGGCTTGTGGGCATGCAGAGCACCTGCGGCGGCTGGGGCGCGTTTGACAAGGATAACAACCGCGCCCTGCTGTCCAAGATCCCGTTCTGTGATTTTGGCGAGGCACTCGACCCGCCTTCCGTCGATGTAACGGCGCATGTGCTCGAGGCCTTTGGCGTGCTGGGCCTGCCGCGCGACATGCCTGCGCTCCAGCGCGGGCTGGCCTATATCCGCGCCGAGCAGGAAGCCGATGGCCCGTGGTTTGGCCGCTGGGGCGTCAATTACCTGTATGGCACGGGCGCGGTGCTGCCCGCCCTTGCCGCCATTGGCGAGGACATGACCCAGCCTTACATTGCCAAGGCGTGTGACTGGCTTGTGGCCCACCAGCAGGAAAATGGCGGCTGGGGCGAAAGCTGCGCATCCTACATGGAGATTGCCTCTATCGGGCGCGGGCCGACCACGCCATCACAGACTGCCTGGGCGCTGATGGGGCTGATCGCGGCCAACCGCAAGCAGGACCATGAGGCCATCGTGCGTGGCTGCCGCTACCTGATCGACCTGCAACAGCCTGATGGCCGCTGGGATGAAAAGGAGTTCACCGGCACCGGCTTCCCCGGTTACGGGGTGGGGCAGACCATCAAGCTCGATGACCCGGCCCTGACAAGCCGCCTGCAGCAGGGCGCGGAACTCTCGCGCGCGTTCATGCTGCGCTATGACCTGTACCGGCAGTTTTTCCCCATCATGGCGCTGAGCCGGGCGTCACGCCTGCTTAAAAGCAGCACCTGAAACACAGGCAGGCGCATTTAAAATGCGCCTGCCCATCTGACTTTTAAAAAACTGAAAGAAGTTTTTGGTGAAGCTGTTTTCAAAAAGCTTCAAAACAGCGCTGCCTTAAATAAAGCAGCGCTGTTTATTTTTCCGTCCCGTCTTTCCTTGTTGTGGCGGGGCTGGCTTCAATCCCGTTCGGCCGGGCTTTCATGGCATCAGCGGCGGGCACGCCATGCAGGCGCATGGCTACGATCCTGCGCAGGATCGGCTCCTTGGCGCGCGATAATGCTGCTATCAGCAGCCTGTCCATGCCGGTCTTGCGCAACACAAGCTGTACATGTGGCGGCAGGTGCGCAATGACCAGATTGGCAAATCGGGCAATGATCAGTTCATCGGCCAGAATATTGAACACACTGGAAGAGGCGACCTGCCGGATGGTCTGCTCGATCAGCGGGCCATATTTTTCCAGAAGTTCGGAATCCCTGATGGACAGGGTCCTGTTGCGCAGCCACTGGATTTTCTCCTGCGAGGCGTCGCTTCTGTAATAGTCTTTTACTCCTTTCCTGACCCGGCCCGTTCTTTCGCCTACCGCAGCGATCCTTGATTTCAGCCATCCCTTTTTGCCACCATTTTCAGGGGGCAGGGGGGTATCATCGCCTTCCGGGCTGCCCTGCGCGGCTTCGGTGTGTTCGTGGTCTGCTGTCATCATGTTCTCCGGCCGGGCGTGGCTAATGGGGGCATGGGTGTTGATAAAGGATGGCCAATGCCTGTCGGTTAATCAGGCATAAAGCCTAGTTTATTGACATCTATGGGTACCTTTATCATAAGCACGGCCTCAATTCCTGCCCGTGAAAGAACTCACCATGCGTTTTTCAGTTAAATCCCTGCGTTCCGGCCTGGTGCTGCTTCCCGTGCTGGCGCTGACGGCCTGTGGCGGCCCCTCGACGAGCGACATACAGACGGCGCTGGACAAGAGCATGAAGCAGGAGCTTGACCAGGCAAACCACCTCAGCATGGAGTTGATCGGGCGGCCCAACCCGCTCGTGTCACAGAACCCGCAGGTCAAGGTTGTTGATAGCGACTGCCACACGAAGGAAGGCGAGGACTCCATCTACACCTGCAAGATCACGCTGAAAAACGCGCAAGGCGACGTGCGCGAGGCTACCGTGCCGGTAAAAAAGGTCGAGGGTGAATGGGTTATTCTGAAAAACTGAAAAGGTTTTTGGAGAATAACTGAAGTTTTGGAATGCCGCCTTTTTTTAAGACGGCATTCCCTGTAGTTTTTAAAAATTATTTCGTGCCTGGCGTAACGCAGGCAAAGCTTCGGGCATCATCCATGTCGCCCTGCCCATCATAGCGCGCAACAGCGGGCCAGGCGCAGAGCGGGCGGGTGCGGACAATCCTGCCCTCGTCAACGCGGGCCGCAACGATCATGTCAGGCGCCTGCCCGTGGCTGACCCAGTTATCGATTGCACCGAGCTTGCTGAAGGTGTCACACCCGGCACCACCGTGGCAGTGCTCCATGCCGGGAATGGTGATGAGCCTGACCCCGTCATGCCCGGCAGCCCCCGCGTGGCGCTGCACGGCCTGATAGTAGGTGGCAAGCTGCTGGGGATTATGGCCGTCATTCCAGCCGATATAGAGCAGCAGCCTGCCCCCGCGGGCGAGGAAGGGCGCAAGGTTGTCATCCACATGCAGGAGCGGGCCGACCTTGCGGGTGGCTTCCTGCACGTCGGTATCCCATTTCAGGGTGGTCCAGTCCCAGTCCGGGTTCTGGAAGGCTGCGTATCTGAACAGGTCGAGCGCTACGGGGAAGGCCTTGCCATCCGCTGAAAAACCATCCTCGCTGCCCTTGGCCGGGCCGGGGAAGATGACCGTGTGCGTCAGCGGGTCAACGGGGCCCTGATAGATGTTGCGCGCGGCACGTACTTCGTCGGCGGTCAGGCAATTGGTCGTGTTGCTGCCCGTTGCGCACAGAAGCTGTTCGGGCCTGAAGGCGCAGCGGTCCGGTTCATCCACAAAGCCCTGTTTTTTGCCTACCGGTCCCGCGCAGGCATTCATGACCGCCGTATTGAGCAGCCGGAACTTGTCGCGTGATACGCGCAGCGCCGGATCATGATAGCTCATCCACCCCGCCCAGAGCTGTTCGGCATTGAAGTTGACAATCGGGTTGGGCGGCGCGCCCGCTACAATGCCGTCATAATCCTCAGGGTAGCGTTTTGCTTCGATCAGCCCTTCCAGACCGCCGAGCGAGCAGCCGATCCAGTAGGCATGCGTGGCCTCGTGGCCATAGAATGTCCTGACCAGCGCCTTGGCCGCGACCGTCATCAGGTGGTCGGCGCGGTAGGCGTAGTCGATCATTTTCTCGGGGTGGCCCAGCGTAAAGCGCCCGCCCTGGCCCTCCGGGGTGGCGCTGTCATGCCCGGTATCGGTGCTGGCTACCGCATAGCCTTCGCTCAGGCCGGTGGCCATGCCATCATACATGAGCGAGCCTGCCCAGCCAAAATTGCCCACCCCCAGCAACCTGCCGTTCCACCCCTTGAGCGGCAGCCAGATTTCGGTGCGGATATGGGAATCCGCCGTTGGGTGGAGCGTGATGGCCACGCGGCAGAAGGCGGGGTTCGCGGCCTCGGTCGGGTGCCCGGCCAGGTTCATGCCCGGTGTGGACATGATGTGGCTGAGCTGGTCCTGCGGTGCGTGCCAGCTTCCGGCTTTTACGGTTTCAACGGTGGTAAAGGTGGCATCAGGCAGGGCGTGGCGGGCAAGGTCGCTACACCCTGTAGCCCGTGCCGTGCAGACCCCGGCCATCATGAACGGGGCGGCAAGCAGGGCACCTGCCACGGCGCGCCGGTAAGCACGCCATGAAGGGCGCGCGGGCAGGGGATCGGGGTGAGGCATGCGAAGGTCCTGGCGGCTCATTGCAGGGAAAACAGGTGTCATGCGCCGGATCGGGTCATGACGGCTGCCCCCATTGTGGTCCCGAATGCCCAAGGGTGGAAGCCCCCGGGCCACGGGCAGGCGGGGGCCTCAGTCCAGCGCGGGCCGCAGCCTCAGCGCCATGCGCTCACGGCCTCCAGTCCCGTCTGCAACAGTTGCGCCGCCCGTTCGGGGCTTTCGGCCTCCACATACACGCGCAGTTCCGGCGCGTTGCCTGAAGGGCGGAGGTGAATGACCTCGCTGCCCGCAAAGGTCATGCGCAGGCCATCGGTTTCATCCACATAGGCCAGCGTGCCGCAGGCATCGGTCAGGCCCAGCGCGTCCGCCCCCTGTGCCGGGTTGCTACGCAGGGCGGCGATATGGGCGGTGCTCTGGTCGGTGGGCATGTCTTTGAGCCGGTCGCTCAGCGTAAAGCGGCGGGGCAGCGTGGCGACAAGTCCGGCAAGGTCGGTGCCGGCCTCGCGCGCG
This is a stretch of genomic DNA from Komagataeibacter xylinus. It encodes these proteins:
- a CDS encoding NAD(P)-dependent alcohol dehydrogenase, encoding MKTIGYAARDAKTPLAPYAFERRDLRDNDVALEILYCGVCHSDLHQSRDDWKEWGPTLYPCVPGHEIIGQVVAVGPRVTRHKVGDAVAVGTIVDSCQQCDQCRRGEQQMCREVPTLTYNGRDRLTCETTHGGYSKHIVVRDEFVLRLPAGLDPARAGPLLCAGITVYSPLRTWNVGPGSRVGVVGIGGLGHLAVRLAAGLGATVTVITRSAAKAAEAKALGADHVIVSTSDEAMKAGASSLDVIIDTVPVAHDVSPYVALLDVEGVLVIVGNLGPVPAFSSLPLVLGRRRITGSPVGGLPQTQELLDFCARKNILPDCEIVPMQQINEAFERMDRGDVHYRFVIDMASLTAA
- a CDS encoding TetR/AcrR family transcriptional regulator, giving the protein MARPRTIDRDRVLDCVEHLVQREGAAALTLDAVAREAGITKGGLQYCFGSKDDLITALIDRWIAVFDAQVSQNMPARPDATDRAHAYVVVASQIDEATQTRMAGMLVTLMQSPKHLHRLRAWYARWFKVCNPASAVARRARTALFAAEGAFFLRSTGFIEMDQAEWETVFADFEQLVASPQASTD
- the shc gene encoding squalene--hopene cyclase — translated: MNSESRLSRKQAGTPGPDKTESRPDSAPAAAFRGIDNSLTHTISAACKWLMEQQKPDGHWVGSVASNASMEAEWCLALWFLGLEDHSLRPRLGKALLEMQREDGSWGIYYGAGNGDINATVESYAALRSLGYAADDPALSRAATWIASKGGLRNVRVFTRYWLALIGEWPWEKTPNLPPEIIWFPNKFVFSIYNFAQWARATLVPLAILSARRSSRPLRPQDRLDALFPAGRENFDYELPPRDGQDLWATFFRKTDRALHWLQTKFLKRNTMREAAIRHMLEWIIRHQDADGGWGGIQPPWVYGLMALHGEDYQFHHPVMAKGLAALDDPGWRYDRGDASWVQATNSPVWDTMLALMALHDADAETNFSPEMDKALGWLLERQVRVKGDWSVKLPDLEPGGWAFEYANDRYPDTDDTAVALIALAACRDREEWKGRGVEAAITRGVNWLVGMQSTCGGWGAFDKDNNRALLSKIPFCDFGEALDPPSVDVTAHVLEAFGVLGLPRDMPALQRGLAYIRAEQEADGPWFGRWGVNYLYGTGAVLPALAAIGEDMTQPYIAKACDWLVAHQQENGGWGESCASYMEIASIGRGPTTPSQTAWALMGLIAANRKQDHEAIVRGCRYLIDLQQPDGRWDEKEFTGTGFPGYGVGQTIKLDDPALTSRLQQGAELSRAFMLRYDLYRQFFPIMALSRASRLLKSST
- a CDS encoding tannase/feruloyl esterase family alpha/beta hydrolase — translated: MPHPDPLPARPSWRAYRRAVAGALLAAPFMMAGVCTARATGCSDLARHALPDATFTTVETVKAGSWHAPQDQLSHIMSTPGMNLAGHPTEAANPAFCRVAITLHPTADSHIRTEIWLPLKGWNGRLLGVGNFGWAGSLMYDGMATGLSEGYAVASTDTGHDSATPEGQGGRFTLGHPEKMIDYAYRADHLMTVAAKALVRTFYGHEATHAYWIGCSLGGLEGLIEAKRYPEDYDGIVAGAPPNPIVNFNAEQLWAGWMSYHDPALRVSRDKFRLLNTAVMNACAGPVGKKQGFVDEPDRCAFRPEQLLCATGSNTTNCLTADEVRAARNIYQGPVDPLTHTVIFPGPAKGSEDGFSADGKAFPVALDLFRYAAFQNPDWDWTTLKWDTDVQEATRKVGPLLHVDDNLAPFLARGGRLLLYIGWNDGHNPQQLATYYQAVQRHAGAAGHDGVRLITIPGMEHCHGGAGCDTFSKLGAIDNWVSHGQAPDMIVAARVDEGRIVRTRPLCAWPAVARYDGQGDMDDARSFACVTPGTK